Within the Candidatus Paceibacterota bacterium genome, the region AGAGCTAAAAGGATTCAAGATTAAAACGGGATGTCTTCTATCCTAATTTCATCCGATTCACTCTGTCTTGCTGTCTGTGCCGGACGTATCGCGGCCCTCGGCGCCTGGGCTCCGTATTCATCCGCTTCATCATCCCTTTTTTTCTGCTCAAAAACACTGGCTTTTAGTCCAATAGCCGGAATTTCTATAATGCGCGACACTGATCCGTCCTCTTTGACGAACTCCGTCATTGTCCCAACGTTCGCCCAATATGTTTTTTCCTCGTCGTTTTTGATGTATTTCATCGGCTTGGATATGTTGTATTTTTTTATCATACTTTTTTAGTGTTAATGGGTTATTAATTCTTTGTGCATTAGAGTGTTTCAGGCTCTGTCCAATGTTCGTTCACGCTTTCGATGGATATGCCCAGTTCCTTTGCCGCCTCCTCGGATGAATATCCGTCGATCCTGCATTGCTTGATTTTTCCCTTCATCGCCTTACCAACTCGTGGTTCATGCCTCCATTCTTCGTTTGTTTTCTTTTTATATTTTCTTTTTGCCGGATTGTCTTTGGCGATGCGCTCGATCTCCTTAACAGGCTCAATTTTTTGCTTAATTGATGTTTCTGTGCTGGGCATGATGTAGATTACGTTGAATCCTGCATTCACAAGATCCTTGATGATTTCGCTGATCATTTTGTTTTGTTAATTTTTTAAAAGTTAAATTATAAAAGTTCTTTCTCTGTGATTTTGATGATCTGGGTCCAGCATGTTTTTATTCTCACCATCATTCGCATCACATCCATCATATTTCGGCTTGTTGGGTATCTGAACATGTCTCCTGTGGCCCCAATTCCTCCAATATTTTTGTCTAGTTGAACGTTAGCTTGCTTTTCGGTCTGGACATGCACCAGCTCGATATCGCTCGGAATTTTGCCTTTTATGAGGTATATCGCTAAGGCGTAAAATGTAATCTGTCCCCAATTGTCAGCCTTGTGCTGAGTCCAGCGCGCCTGGCCTGTTTTATATTCCTTGAAAGCGGTCATGTTTGGTTTCATTGTGTCGGGCTTGGCAAGCAGTGGTATCTTCATTTTCCCAACCTTCATGAACGGCACTTTATACTTTTCTGGTTCTCTAGTTTCGTAATTAAAACATTCAACTATTATTCCCTTGGGATCTTCAATGACTTTATCCATGATCTTGAATTTTGGAAGTCTTTCCATCATGAGATCGAGAACGGGGTCTCCGGTGAGAGCCCCGCTCTCCAATCCATCGGCCATCCTTCGGCCGTATGTCATACCGCTGTTTTGATACACAGATCCTCCGCGCAAATAAACTTCTATCCATTTTTTAGAATCTCGTTCAAAGAGGTCCAGAGAAGACCAAGACAAATATTCCCGTGGCGTGATCATGCTTTTTTCTTAGATGTTTCAACTTCGACAAGTTCTCCTTCAAGTGCCTTGGTCGCTGGCTCGAAATCTTTATTGATCTTTTCGTTCTTCAATTCGGCGATCCTGGCAATGCACAACGTGGCGAATTCGTTCCTCTGTTGCTTGGTATATTTCTTTGAGGTTTTCATTTTTTCGACTAAGGATTTCAATTCCTTGCCAGTCGTTTTTCCGATTGCTTTTCTTAGGATCTCAAATCCTGGATCTTTTCTCGGTTCTTCTGAGTATTTCACTTGCTCGTCGCTCTGCGGTCTTGCATCCGTGTCTTCGTCTCCAGTCAATATTCCAAATGCATTGCAGAATGCATATCGTTTGGCAAATGTGGTTGCGGCAGCTACGACTTGCGTGGGAGACATAATCTTTGTTTTATTGCCCAGCGGAACTTCCATTTCATAATTTTCAGAGTGGCCGGCCATATGCTTAACGATGCAGATTGCTTTAACTTTGTCGATTTGGTTGATCGTTTGCGTGGAATAACTGAATCCATATCTTTTCAGGAGTGGCTTCACTTGCTCGACAATCGATTCTATCGGCGCGTATTTGTATGCGACAACACCGCCATCCGTTTTCACTGATTTAGTTTTTTTGATCGTTGGGCATTCTGATTGAAACTCTGCCATCTCTCTGTCGTATGCTTCTTTGGCAAATTCCGCTTTGAGCTCTCTGCGCATAGCAAGTAATCTCTCCATGGTTTCAACGGGAGTTCCTTTTTCTATCGCCTGGCTGATCAGATTTTCTACAGATCTTTGTTCTGAAATTGCTATCTCATTTTTTGCTTCCTGTTTTACGGGAAGCGTTTCAGTTTTTTTCATTGCCGTGAATTAATTGATGATAAGTCTGCTTCTTCCTGGATCTCGACTCCGGGAATTTGAGCTTCTCCGGCTTTATCTTTCGCCAGGGCATCTCTTCTCACGCGTACTTCGTCGATGATCCAGTACGCATCCGGAATGAGTTCAGGGTTTTTTATCACGGCTATTTTTCTCTTGGACATTCTGAGTCCAGATCCTTTATCGGTCCTGATAGTGGTCTGGGTTTCAGGCAATGCCTCGATTTTTTTGATAGCCGTCTCAGTTTTTAATGTGCCTTTTTCGACTCGCGCCGCAATCTTCTTTTCGGCCTCAATCCTTTTTTGGTCTTGCTCGATCATATACTTCTTCGCTCTATCCTTGAGAATGATCTCGGCGTTCTGGCACTTCTTGATATATGGATCGTATTGCTCTTTTGCTTCGGCGATGATCTGCTTGGCCGGATCGACATATTTGTCTTTTTCCTGCTCAATGTATTTCTTCAATGATTTGACCTGTTTGATCTTGTCTGATACTGCATTGAGCTCATCGTTGTTTGTCACTTGGAACTTTTCGAGCATGCTGTCCATCCCGTCTGCCTTTTTTTTGATTAGCGCGCGAGCCACCTCGGGATGAAAAATTGCAGTTTTGGGAATTT harbors:
- a CDS encoding ERF family protein — protein: MKKTETLPVKQEAKNEIAISEQRSVENLISQAIEKGTPVETMERLLAMRRELKAEFAKEAYDREMAEFQSECPTIKKTKSVKTDGGVVAYKYAPIESIVEQVKPLLKRYGFSYSTQTINQIDKVKAICIVKHMAGHSENYEMEVPLGNKTKIMSPTQVVAAATTFAKRYAFCNAFGILTGDEDTDARPQSDEQVKYSEEPRKDPGFEILRKAIGKTTGKELKSLVEKMKTSKKYTKQQRNEFATLCIARIAELKNEKINKDFEPATKALEGELVEVETSKKKA